A single Arcanobacterium canis DNA region contains:
- a CDS encoding NTP transferase domain-containing protein, with translation MAKLSAAIVLAAGKGTRIKSSIPKVLLEMNGASLVGHMHLAVAGLEPDHEVFVVRHERERVVEHLREIAPDALIADQDDVKGTGRAAWCGLQALPDDCEGAVLIVAGDSPMFTTEALAQLLAAHGDNAVTVLSTRVSDPFGYGRIMRDAFPGSNEIAGSPGATGSIIGIVEEKDATDLQRTINEIGTSTYIFDAAFLRESLGTLGTDNAQGEMYLTDLIAQAARTGAGVGSFILEDSVQAEGVNDLVQLATLRTEKNRRILDHWMLTGVHIIDPATTHIGIGVTLDPDAVIEPGTVLAGATHVGAFAHVGPHSQLTDVEVGAGAQLPYVVASNVTVKESEQIPPFTVLNGATE, from the coding sequence GTGGCTAAGCTCAGCGCCGCAATCGTCTTAGCAGCAGGTAAAGGCACCCGCATCAAGTCCTCTATCCCAAAGGTTCTGCTTGAGATGAATGGCGCATCCCTTGTGGGGCATATGCATCTCGCAGTTGCTGGGCTTGAACCCGATCATGAAGTTTTCGTGGTTCGCCATGAGCGTGAGCGAGTAGTGGAACATCTTCGTGAGATTGCCCCTGACGCCCTTATTGCTGATCAAGATGATGTGAAGGGAACTGGTCGCGCCGCTTGGTGTGGTTTGCAGGCACTTCCTGATGATTGTGAAGGTGCGGTGCTCATCGTGGCAGGCGATTCGCCAATGTTCACTACTGAGGCGCTTGCACAGCTTCTGGCTGCCCACGGCGACAATGCTGTCACTGTGTTGTCTACGCGCGTGAGTGATCCTTTCGGCTACGGCCGTATCATGCGCGATGCTTTCCCGGGATCTAACGAAATTGCTGGTAGCCCAGGCGCAACTGGCTCAATTATCGGCATCGTTGAGGAAAAAGACGCCACCGATCTTCAGCGCACGATCAATGAGATCGGCACTTCTACCTACATCTTTGACGCTGCGTTCCTGCGCGAATCGCTCGGTACTCTTGGCACCGACAACGCGCAGGGCGAAATGTATCTCACTGACCTCATTGCACAGGCTGCTCGTACTGGCGCCGGCGTGGGGTCATTTATTCTTGAGGACTCCGTCCAGGCAGAAGGTGTGAACGATCTCGTTCAACTCGCCACGCTCCGCACGGAAAAGAACCGTCGTATTCTCGATCACTGGATGCTTACCGGCGTCCATATTATTGACCCTGCGACGACGCATATCGGCATTGGCGTGACTCTCGATCCTGACGCCGTGATCGAACCTGGCACCGTGCTCGCAGGAGCTACCCACGTCGGCGCATTCGCACACGTGGGCCCACATTCTCAGCTGACAGACGTGGAAGTGGGCGCTGGTGCGCAACTTCCTTACGTGGTTGCGTCGAACGTCACCGTGAAAGAATCGGAGCAAATTCCGCCTTTCACAGTGCTCAACGGAGCAACCGAGTAG
- a CDS encoding ribose-phosphate diphosphokinase encodes MHKRGEKHLVVASGRAHPELAQDVAKALGIDLVPVTAYDFANGEIYVRFEESLRGTDVFIIQSFEGPINKQIMEALIMLDAAKRASAKRITIVLPSYPYARQDKKHKGREPISARLMADLFTTAGADRIMSVDLHASQTQGFFDGPVDHLVAMPTLCEYVRGKVDASNAVIVSPDAGRIKVAEQWAARLGGAPLAFVHKTRDITRPNETASNRVVGDVKGRTAVIVDDLIDTAGTIAGAVRVVKDAGAKDVIIAATHGVLSGPARERLANSGACEVVLTDTVPIPPEKRFDNLTVLSIAPVIAKAIAAVFNDGSVTKIFEEQGAQR; translated from the coding sequence ATTCATAAGAGAGGCGAAAAGCACCTGGTGGTAGCCTCTGGCCGCGCCCACCCGGAGCTTGCGCAGGATGTAGCGAAGGCGCTGGGGATCGATCTTGTTCCGGTCACCGCCTACGACTTTGCCAACGGTGAGATCTACGTTCGTTTTGAAGAATCGCTTCGGGGCACGGACGTGTTTATTATTCAGTCCTTCGAAGGGCCGATTAATAAGCAGATCATGGAAGCACTGATCATGCTTGATGCTGCCAAGCGTGCGTCGGCGAAGCGTATTACGATCGTTTTGCCGTCTTACCCTTATGCTCGCCAAGACAAGAAGCACAAGGGACGCGAGCCGATTTCCGCCCGCCTGATGGCAGATCTTTTCACCACAGCGGGTGCTGACCGAATCATGTCGGTGGATCTGCACGCCTCGCAAACTCAGGGTTTCTTCGATGGCCCAGTGGATCACCTTGTTGCTATGCCGACCTTGTGTGAATACGTGCGCGGCAAAGTTGATGCATCCAACGCAGTTATTGTGTCCCCCGACGCCGGCCGTATCAAGGTTGCTGAGCAGTGGGCAGCACGTTTGGGCGGAGCGCCGTTGGCGTTCGTTCACAAGACGCGTGACATTACCCGCCCGAACGAGACGGCTTCAAACCGCGTGGTTGGTGACGTCAAGGGGCGCACGGCTGTGATCGTTGACGATCTCATCGACACCGCAGGCACGATTGCTGGTGCGGTTCGTGTGGTGAAGGATGCAGGCGCCAAGGACGTGATCATCGCCGCTACCCACGGCGTTCTTTCTGGGCCAGCGCGTGAGCGTTTGGCAAATTCGGGTGCGTGTGAAGTTGTTCTGACCGATACTGTGCCTATTCCGCCGGAAAAGCGTTTCGATAACCTCACCGTGCTTTCAATTGCTCCGGTGATTGCAAAGGCAATCGCGGCGGTTTTCAATGATGGATCGGTGACCAAAATCTTCGAAGAGCAGGGTGCTCAGCGCTAG
- a CDS encoding ABC transporter permease — protein sequence MTFFPVLVNSLSGLRSIPTQVNELAQLVGLTGVRKFFQIQLPSLRLQIINGVQLGALAGITAAVIGEMIGARYGLGYVIVRGQESADTAQVMVSLFILSFCGLITWHGFAWISQKLPQ from the coding sequence GTGACGTTCTTCCCGGTGTTGGTCAATTCGCTCAGCGGTTTGAGGAGCATCCCGACGCAGGTCAATGAGTTAGCGCAGTTGGTGGGATTAACTGGTGTGAGGAAGTTTTTCCAGATTCAGCTTCCCAGCTTGAGATTACAGATCATCAATGGGGTTCAGTTAGGTGCACTTGCGGGAATAACAGCTGCAGTGATCGGTGAGATGATTGGAGCGCGTTACGGGTTAGGGTATGTGATTGTTCGCGGTCAAGAATCAGCAGACACTGCCCAAGTCATGGTTTCACTTTTTATTCTTTCGTTTTGTGGCCTTATTACTTGGCATGGATTCGCGTGGATTTCTCAGAAGCTACCTCAGTGA
- a CDS encoding prealbumin-like fold domain-containing protein: protein MRKRIRVAVSSAVTAVSIALMPMMAPAAFSDTLPDENAQNPAEAAVPGDGASHSLPTISNPEGTNTDPAPVVQTSQEADLTSQPSAPAPARLLSPSATSTASSITSPLLTPRFTERAAAAPLALSTALSPESEKTLWGRGGNTLDDFESCGDQTMMLMTSSGVIQRVCNGKVVDTYDIPSASLAWVVGYGTSSSNAQYWKREKRDLREDLGTFNSLAVDRKNQQMWVVESNQRDTTGNGSVLLWNYKNTGDGAFWHAIDTRKGPIVAKWQSKNGADYVTPPSTPPFSNTAIYPTVASTTNKNYPDTAKTATNPERALSFSGAGTIFNVGIMAEDGTYIFGGPRHGNYINKGKGETNSLRLFARQPSTGQIVYLGHVNLPSAQSISNLSVQGDVEIQFDRDGNLSVVYGQVEGRATAIGKDFPKTYKSMVTVERDSLSQALANPVAIWNAQQGRTGAWQTPRGGSINMGADKNNFTRNSRQIPSGVNYLGREIKVPGATPKSESTIYDGNGNLLLGAQYSEGYDPSNQTQVGNVMRCSLGNGQCSSFYKTTNAYSNQTKVWRQSTNGLRQYPGGGLWDYQFNEIEGFFTPPSIVVSKKIVGGKADPSDQFTVSITAKSDPVTGENVTRSGTTKLTGEGSEELTSFMMIPGTQFQLTEKMAPGSKSSLSDYQASYQCTYRSSGGATKQIQGARVGTSSGETFTVPDDAVGQVNCVVTNTYEKPSTQVKLQKAISGVRIDNADQFVLSVSGEGVNTTSVTTTGTRGQITSQPITVETSTQGASITVSETLARNSGTRNLTDYGAALQCRVTDRAGQQSPLNVQLSANTARNSSTFRIPAQAVLVDCVLTNTPKGFLNFEKVGVESLSAIDYDGVGVGNAQHLGGSEWIITKQQGGSAVGKIRDWEAQAGTTVPTPEAGFLQDTDPRQGYISVRGLALGAYVLTETKAPTGYSREGSTRTFTVAPTQPIASFSGNQAIANEQIVPPQLPLTGGLGRDAFLIGAGVLLVTSLGVFILLGRKRTIN, encoded by the coding sequence ATGCGCAAGCGCATTCGTGTAGCAGTATCCAGTGCAGTCACAGCTGTATCCATCGCGCTAATGCCGATGATGGCGCCTGCTGCTTTTTCAGACACGCTTCCGGATGAAAACGCTCAGAATCCGGCAGAAGCTGCGGTTCCTGGCGATGGTGCATCTCATTCACTACCGACTATCTCCAATCCAGAGGGCACAAATACTGACCCAGCGCCAGTAGTGCAAACTTCGCAAGAAGCAGATCTGACATCTCAGCCCTCTGCACCTGCACCTGCTCGATTGCTTTCCCCTTCCGCTACGAGCACGGCGTCTTCCATTACGTCACCTTTACTCACGCCACGGTTCACGGAGCGTGCAGCTGCCGCTCCGCTTGCACTTTCTACTGCACTGTCCCCTGAATCGGAGAAAACGCTGTGGGGCAGGGGCGGAAATACGCTCGATGATTTCGAGTCCTGCGGCGATCAAACAATGATGCTGATGACCTCTTCAGGCGTGATACAGCGAGTATGTAACGGCAAGGTCGTGGATACATACGATATTCCCAGCGCTTCGTTGGCCTGGGTAGTTGGATACGGTACTTCTTCGTCTAACGCACAATACTGGAAGCGCGAAAAACGAGATCTCAGGGAGGATCTGGGCACATTCAACAGCCTTGCCGTTGATCGTAAAAATCAGCAGATGTGGGTAGTGGAGTCCAATCAGCGTGATACGACCGGAAACGGGTCGGTGCTTTTGTGGAACTACAAGAACACTGGCGATGGTGCGTTTTGGCATGCAATCGATACCCGTAAAGGCCCTATTGTTGCAAAATGGCAATCAAAGAATGGTGCAGATTATGTTACGCCCCCGTCAACCCCTCCTTTTAGCAACACCGCTATTTATCCAACGGTAGCAAGCACAACAAATAAAAACTATCCCGATACAGCAAAAACTGCCACAAACCCTGAGCGTGCTCTATCTTTCTCAGGGGCGGGAACGATTTTTAACGTGGGAATTATGGCTGAAGATGGTACCTACATCTTCGGTGGCCCCCGCCACGGCAATTACATCAACAAGGGGAAGGGGGAGACGAACTCTCTTCGTCTTTTCGCTCGTCAGCCTTCTACAGGGCAGATCGTTTACTTAGGGCACGTCAATCTGCCTAGTGCGCAAAGTATTTCAAACCTCAGTGTGCAAGGCGATGTCGAAATCCAATTTGACCGTGACGGAAACTTGTCTGTTGTTTATGGACAAGTGGAGGGGCGAGCTACTGCTATTGGGAAGGATTTTCCGAAGACGTACAAATCAATGGTCACGGTGGAACGTGATTCCCTCTCGCAAGCTCTTGCAAACCCTGTTGCTATCTGGAACGCGCAACAAGGAAGAACTGGCGCATGGCAAACGCCTCGGGGCGGGTCAATAAACATGGGTGCCGATAAAAACAATTTCACGCGGAATTCACGTCAGATTCCTTCAGGCGTAAATTATTTGGGGCGTGAAATAAAAGTCCCAGGAGCCACACCGAAATCGGAATCAACGATCTACGATGGTAACGGAAACCTTCTGCTCGGTGCTCAGTACAGCGAAGGATATGATCCCTCGAACCAGACACAGGTTGGCAACGTTATGCGTTGCTCGCTGGGGAATGGGCAATGCTCCTCGTTCTATAAGACGACGAACGCCTACTCGAATCAAACGAAAGTGTGGCGTCAATCAACTAACGGATTACGTCAGTATCCTGGTGGCGGGTTATGGGATTACCAGTTCAACGAAATCGAAGGTTTCTTCACTCCGCCTTCGATCGTTGTATCGAAGAAGATCGTTGGCGGAAAGGCTGATCCTTCCGATCAGTTCACCGTGAGCATCACTGCGAAGTCCGATCCGGTGACTGGCGAAAATGTGACACGTTCGGGAACCACAAAGCTTACGGGTGAAGGCAGTGAAGAACTGACGAGCTTCATGATGATCCCTGGTACGCAGTTCCAGCTGACGGAAAAGATGGCGCCAGGTTCGAAATCTTCCCTCTCTGATTATCAGGCTTCCTATCAGTGTACTTACCGCTCAAGCGGTGGTGCGACTAAGCAGATTCAGGGTGCGCGCGTGGGCACATCCAGTGGTGAAACATTCACTGTGCCCGACGACGCAGTGGGGCAAGTGAATTGTGTCGTGACAAATACGTACGAAAAACCGTCTACCCAGGTGAAGCTGCAAAAGGCAATTTCGGGCGTGCGTATTGACAATGCCGATCAGTTTGTACTCTCAGTTTCCGGTGAGGGTGTGAACACAACGTCCGTCACCACTACCGGTACACGCGGCCAGATTACTTCGCAGCCGATTACGGTGGAGACGAGCACACAGGGCGCTTCGATCACTGTTTCTGAAACGTTGGCGCGGAACTCGGGTACGCGCAACCTCACCGATTACGGGGCAGCTTTGCAATGCCGCGTCACTGACCGCGCCGGGCAGCAAAGTCCGCTCAATGTGCAGCTGAGCGCAAATACTGCCCGTAACAGTTCGACATTCCGCATTCCTGCTCAGGCAGTACTTGTTGACTGTGTGTTGACAAATACACCTAAAGGGTTCTTGAACTTTGAAAAAGTGGGTGTCGAAAGCTTGTCCGCGATTGATTACGACGGGGTTGGCGTGGGTAACGCTCAACACCTGGGCGGGTCTGAATGGATCATTACGAAGCAACAAGGTGGCTCTGCTGTAGGCAAGATCCGCGATTGGGAAGCACAAGCTGGCACTACGGTGCCAACGCCAGAAGCTGGCTTCCTGCAAGATACCGACCCGCGCCAAGGATACATCTCGGTCAGGGGACTGGCCCTTGGCGCCTACGTCTTGACGGAAACGAAAGCGCCTACGGGGTATAGCCGAGAAGGTAGTACGCGGACGTTCACGGTGGCACCTACGCAACCGATCGCAAGTTTTTCTGGCAACCAGGCAATTGCAAACGAGCAAATTGTTCCACCGCAATTGCCGCTCACTGGAGGGCTCGGACGCGATGCTTTCCTTATCGGCGCAGGGGTTTTGCTTGTCACTTCCCTCGGCGTGTTTATTCTGCTTGGACGCAAGCGCACAATTAACTAA
- a CDS encoding SpaH/EbpB family LPXTG-anchored major pilin, whose protein sequence is MSRTLTNHAARRGVVLTAVLTLFALFGFLPAVHAAPGEDVLPAAQAAPDDIDMTKNGQGSLVITKYTDPAWNTKADGSKQEIPEAAGNPLADVTFTLTPVNKDNVAIDLSKSTQWDETKGLKFTNGNVTNDAKSNLSLGTPVEKKTDQAGVATFSGLKFGVYLVQETKAPVNVTRKTEPFFVTIPFPNSDEVGGWLYTVYAYPKNGTSTFEKALDPNTKKDQYAAGDELVWKLTGQVPNDPNLAAFRLSDKLDPSLTYKPGETTAPVVTVEGRKLTVDQDYTVEFSQNTVYITFKDTFFKKNLGKTVNVDLATEIKSVPETNVIPNEGATLDFKNNPGGNWNSVPPKENPNANFGDYNIKKVAESQNGEALEGAVFRVYATREAAEKGGDDYVAESTPSNKAGLATIKDLFLGSNDDKSEKYYVRESVAPAGYILSDSVTEITVTDQTGKNDSDTGDISIVNKQHDGPDLPLTGATLGVVLPAAGVLLLVGAGIVLAVNKRREKDAA, encoded by the coding sequence ATGTCTCGCACTCTCACCAACCACGCAGCGCGTCGCGGCGTTGTGCTCACGGCAGTGCTCACGCTGTTTGCACTGTTCGGCTTCTTGCCAGCCGTTCACGCCGCGCCGGGCGAAGACGTCTTGCCAGCCGCTCAAGCCGCGCCGGATGACATTGACATGACCAAAAATGGTCAGGGATCACTGGTGATTACTAAGTACACCGATCCGGCTTGGAATACAAAAGCAGATGGAAGCAAGCAGGAAATACCTGAAGCTGCCGGCAACCCCCTTGCTGATGTTACTTTCACTTTGACGCCAGTCAACAAGGATAACGTTGCTATTGATTTGAGCAAGAGCACCCAATGGGATGAAACTAAAGGCTTGAAGTTTACAAATGGTAACGTTACAAATGATGCCAAGTCGAATCTGAGCCTCGGTACTCCGGTAGAGAAAAAAACTGATCAAGCAGGCGTTGCTACTTTCTCTGGCCTGAAGTTTGGTGTGTATCTTGTACAAGAGACAAAAGCTCCTGTGAATGTGACACGTAAGACCGAGCCATTCTTCGTAACAATTCCTTTCCCGAACTCGGATGAAGTTGGTGGGTGGCTCTACACTGTCTACGCATACCCGAAGAACGGTACTTCAACTTTCGAGAAAGCTCTCGATCCGAACACTAAAAAAGATCAGTACGCTGCCGGTGATGAACTTGTTTGGAAACTTACCGGTCAGGTTCCAAATGATCCGAATCTCGCTGCGTTCCGTCTTTCCGATAAGCTTGATCCGTCCTTAACTTACAAGCCAGGAGAAACCACTGCGCCAGTTGTTACCGTTGAAGGACGAAAGCTGACTGTAGACCAGGACTACACAGTTGAATTTAGCCAAAACACTGTCTACATCACCTTCAAAGATACTTTCTTTAAGAAGAATCTAGGTAAAACCGTGAATGTTGATCTCGCAACTGAAATCAAGTCAGTTCCTGAAACTAACGTGATTCCTAATGAGGGAGCAACACTGGACTTCAAGAACAACCCAGGTGGAAATTGGAACTCTGTTCCTCCGAAAGAGAACCCTAACGCGAACTTCGGCGACTACAACATCAAGAAAGTTGCTGAATCTCAGAACGGTGAAGCTCTAGAAGGCGCTGTGTTCCGTGTATATGCTACACGTGAAGCTGCTGAAAAAGGTGGCGATGATTACGTTGCAGAATCTACTCCTTCCAACAAAGCTGGCCTAGCAACGATTAAGGATTTGTTCCTTGGGTCGAATGATGACAAATCAGAGAAATACTACGTGCGTGAGTCTGTTGCGCCGGCAGGTTACATTTTGTCTGATAGCGTGACAGAAATTACTGTGACTGACCAGACCGGGAAGAATGATTCTGACACTGGTGATATTTCGATCGTGAACAAGCAGCACGACGGTCCGGATCTTCCGTTGACTGGTGCAACCCTTGGCGTGGTTCTTCCAGCAGCAGGCGTGCTCTTGCTCGTCGGCGCAGGAATTGTGCTCGCCGTCAACAAGCGTCGTGAAAAGGACGCTGCCTAA
- a CDS encoding class C sortase, producing MRVYVSRMIAALLAIAGISLALYPSAASWIYQYNQAKVFGDYAKEISHLQPDARTQITQARKYNAALSSGAAVPSFSHKASGTGKIDSSKEGIKPYQEQLVSGRGDIIGRVVVESADIDLPVYRGATEENLLKGAAHLEGTSLPVGGTDTRTVITGHRGLANAEMFTHLDRVKKGDLFSINVLGEIFTYKVFEIKVVEPEDSDSILPQAGKDLATLITCTPLGINSHRILVTGERVYPTPAAEQERASGASDLPHFPWLLLGGGVGIVVALVYIVRNALLAYRSRRSREQRGQSQPSGVQRGRARHGRARHGQSTDGEHPGTDGERPRQL from the coding sequence GTGAGAGTGTATGTTTCGCGCATGATTGCAGCGCTCTTAGCAATTGCCGGAATATCTCTGGCGCTTTACCCCAGCGCGGCAAGTTGGATCTATCAATACAATCAAGCGAAAGTATTCGGTGACTACGCCAAAGAAATCTCCCACCTCCAGCCTGATGCGCGCACTCAAATCACTCAAGCCCGCAAATACAATGCAGCGCTATCCTCAGGCGCTGCCGTGCCCTCATTCTCACACAAAGCCTCGGGAACTGGAAAAATCGATAGCTCCAAAGAAGGCATCAAACCCTACCAAGAACAACTCGTATCTGGAAGGGGAGACATTATCGGCAGGGTCGTCGTCGAATCAGCAGATATTGATCTGCCCGTATATCGCGGTGCAACCGAAGAAAATCTCCTCAAAGGTGCAGCCCATTTAGAAGGAACCTCCCTCCCCGTCGGCGGTACCGATACACGCACAGTCATTACAGGGCATCGCGGTCTAGCAAATGCAGAAATGTTCACCCATCTTGACCGGGTTAAAAAAGGCGATCTGTTTTCGATCAACGTCCTCGGTGAGATATTCACCTATAAAGTATTCGAAATCAAAGTGGTGGAGCCAGAAGATTCTGATTCGATCCTTCCACAAGCCGGCAAAGATCTCGCAACACTCATTACCTGTACGCCCCTCGGCATCAATAGTCACCGAATTTTAGTGACCGGAGAGCGTGTATATCCCACTCCTGCCGCTGAACAAGAACGCGCAAGTGGCGCCTCCGATTTGCCGCACTTCCCCTGGCTGTTGCTCGGTGGCGGTGTAGGGATAGTAGTTGCTCTGGTATATATTGTGCGCAACGCTCTGCTCGCATATCGCTCCCGGCGCAGCCGCGAACAACGCGGACAAAGTCAACCTAGCGGCGTGCAACGCGGACGCGCCCGACACGGACGCGCCCGACACGGCCAAAGTACAGACGGCGAACACCCCGGCACAGACGGCGAACGCCCCCGCCAATTGTGA
- a CDS encoding 50S ribosomal protein L25/general stress protein Ctc, translating into MSDRITLSGEKRTEFGKGFARRMRVAGKVPAVVYGKDSEPMHLALDYHETFMAVRGNANALISLEVEGEKHLVLLKDKQVNPLSRMIEHLDLLRVNAKQKVDVEVPVIVEGEPAGDAIATVELMQVLVKVPVIDIPESIIVSVDGLEDGTTIRVADLTLPEDVEIELDGEDPVVVVAVPQVDEALEAEEAEEAEAGEGEAAEGDAE; encoded by the coding sequence ATGTCAGATCGCATCACACTTTCCGGTGAAAAGCGCACCGAGTTTGGTAAGGGCTTCGCACGCCGTATGCGCGTTGCAGGTAAGGTTCCGGCAGTCGTTTACGGCAAGGATTCCGAGCCAATGCACCTCGCCCTTGATTACCACGAGACCTTCATGGCAGTGCGCGGCAACGCCAACGCGCTGATCTCGCTTGAGGTCGAGGGCGAAAAGCACCTCGTTCTGCTCAAGGATAAGCAGGTTAACCCACTCTCGCGCATGATCGAGCACCTCGATCTGCTTCGCGTGAACGCCAAGCAGAAGGTTGACGTGGAAGTTCCCGTTATTGTCGAGGGCGAGCCGGCTGGCGATGCCATCGCAACTGTTGAGCTGATGCAGGTTCTCGTGAAGGTTCCAGTGATCGACATTCCTGAGTCGATCATCGTTTCCGTCGATGGCCTTGAAGATGGCACCACCATCCGCGTCGCAGACCTCACCCTCCCAGAGGATGTTGAGATCGAGCTCGACGGCGAAGATCCGGTTGTCGTTGTTGCCGTTCCGCAAGTTGACGAAGCACTTGAGGCTGAGGAAGCTGAAGAGGCTGAGGCTGGCGAAGGTGAAGCAGCTGAGGGCGACGCCGAGTGA
- the pth gene encoding aminoacyl-tRNA hydrolase — MFAVVGLGNPGAKYTGTRHNAGHMVIETLARRAGVNLSLHKQTQTIQGTTRLGVGPGRDGEQVVFATLMSYMNTSGGPTSSLLKYYDIAPENLIVVHDELDIDFGTLRLKRGGGEGGHNGLKSITSSLGSKQYIRLRFGIGRPPGRQDPADYVLSRFTSSQRPELDILLEEAAGAVTDVIEQGLEKATMRLHTR, encoded by the coding sequence ATGTTTGCAGTGGTTGGCCTGGGAAATCCAGGCGCAAAGTACACGGGCACGCGGCACAACGCTGGCCACATGGTCATCGAAACTTTGGCGAGGCGTGCCGGAGTCAACCTCTCCTTGCACAAACAGACGCAAACCATTCAGGGAACGACTCGCCTCGGTGTCGGCCCTGGACGCGATGGCGAACAGGTCGTGTTCGCCACGCTCATGAGCTACATGAACACATCGGGTGGGCCAACATCGTCGTTGCTGAAGTACTACGACATTGCCCCCGAAAACCTCATTGTTGTCCACGATGAACTCGACATCGATTTCGGAACGTTGCGCCTCAAGCGTGGGGGAGGCGAAGGCGGCCACAATGGCCTCAAATCTATCACCTCGTCGCTCGGCTCCAAACAGTACATCCGCCTACGTTTCGGAATTGGGCGCCCACCGGGCCGTCAGGATCCGGCCGACTACGTGCTCTCCCGTTTTACATCATCGCAACGCCCAGAACTCGACATCCTGCTTGAGGAAGCGGCTGGCGCAGTGACCGATGTTATTGAGCAGGGCCTGGAGAAGGCAACGATGCGCCTGCATACCCGCTAA